A window from Bacteroidales bacterium encodes these proteins:
- a CDS encoding histidinol-phosphatase HisJ family protein: MLPDYHMHTYLSDGKDTHEDMVASAAFKGIPEIGFTDHISIKPVGWAMEMSEVNTMIEKVNAMSKNDTKVVVKLGAEIDYYSGMEKQIGELINSIPFDFTIGSVHFINDWNFDTDIRPYDQISIDKFYTDYFKLVQQSAKSGLFDVIGHCDLAKKFGYYPSFRLERLYEETAKIFRKAGVVVELNTSGRGKPCAEFYPSAVFLEKLAKYKVPITLGSDAHVEQNIGQFFEEAISELKALGYKEIIKFNKREREAQRI, from the coding sequence ATGCTTCCTGATTATCACATGCATACATACCTATCCGATGGGAAAGATACCCACGAGGATATGGTCGCATCAGCTGCCTTCAAAGGTATTCCTGAAATTGGATTTACCGATCATATTAGCATAAAACCCGTCGGTTGGGCAATGGAGATGTCGGAAGTAAATACAATGATAGAGAAGGTTAATGCTATGAGTAAGAATGACACAAAAGTTGTTGTAAAACTTGGAGCAGAGATTGACTACTATTCAGGAATGGAAAAACAAATAGGTGAACTAATTAACTCTATACCATTCGACTTTACCATTGGATCGGTTCACTTTATTAATGATTGGAATTTTGATACAGATATTCGACCATACGACCAAATAAGTATTGATAAATTTTATACTGATTACTTTAAACTTGTTCAACAATCGGCAAAATCAGGTTTATTTGATGTTATTGGACACTGCGATTTGGCAAAGAAATTCGGGTACTATCCATCCTTTCGACTTGAACGCCTTTATGAAGAAACTGCAAAAATTTTCCGCAAAGCTGGGGTTGTAGTAGAATTAAATACCAGCGGGAGGGGTAAACCCTGCGCGGAATTCTACCCCTCGGCTGTATTTCTAGAAAAATTGGCCAAATATAAAGTACCCATCACTCTTGGCTCAGATGCTCATGTTGAGCAAAATATAGGACAATTCTTTGAAGAGGCCATTTCCGAACTCAAAGCGTTGGGTTATAAGGAGATTATTAAATTCAATAAAAGAGAAAGGGAAGCTCAAAGAATTTAG
- a CDS encoding GIY-YIG nuclease family protein — MYTIIDIETTGVSPQRDKITEIAVYVHDGTKIINEFTTLINPERAIPYYISQMTGITDDMVVDAPRFFEVARKIVDLTEGMIFVAHNAPFDYRFIQSEFKQLGFDFERQTLCTVRLSRKLIPGKSSYSLGNLCQNLGIRIEDRHRAAGDALATVKLLELLLKISNETQSSIISTTPDRKGLHPNLDLSLLSKIPEKTGVYYLYDERGVLIYVGKSINIRQRVLQHLGSTKSNRAAEMRGRVVDISFEITGSELIALLLETEEIKRNKPVFNRLGRRTGNRLGLFSYENENGYLCLIIKRMISKDGIPLTSFSNTDESREFLERLMEKYDLCQKLCNLYSSGGACFHYEIKRCSGACIGEEPADVYNLRVQKAIESIGLSSKSFLLFDKGRNDSEKSVVKVINGKLVGYGFFDPSSIDGNLSLLDDIISPCSDNRDAQSIIRSFLGKAKQGSVLYFNAEFQVD, encoded by the coding sequence ATGTATACCATCATCGATATTGAGACTACTGGTGTGAGTCCTCAGCGTGATAAAATTACAGAGATTGCCGTATATGTTCACGATGGTACTAAGATTATTAATGAATTCACAACGCTAATTAATCCTGAGAGAGCTATACCTTATTATATATCACAGATGACTGGGATTACCGATGATATGGTTGTGGATGCTCCACGCTTTTTTGAAGTTGCTCGTAAAATAGTTGATCTTACCGAAGGGATGATTTTTGTAGCGCATAATGCACCATTCGACTATCGTTTTATTCAAAGCGAGTTTAAGCAGCTAGGTTTCGATTTTGAACGTCAGACCCTTTGCACTGTTAGGCTAAGCAGAAAATTAATTCCAGGAAAATCGTCATATAGCCTTGGAAATCTATGTCAAAATTTAGGCATTAGAATTGAAGATAGACACCGTGCCGCAGGAGATGCATTAGCAACCGTAAAACTTTTAGAACTTTTACTTAAAATCAGTAACGAAACACAATCAAGCATAATTAGCACTACTCCTGATCGAAAAGGACTTCACCCCAATCTAGATCTTAGTTTGCTATCTAAAATACCAGAGAAAACAGGCGTTTACTACCTTTACGATGAAAGAGGCGTACTAATTTACGTTGGTAAAAGCATAAATATTCGTCAGAGGGTTCTCCAGCACTTGGGATCAACTAAATCAAATCGTGCGGCAGAAATGCGAGGTAGAGTAGTTGATATCAGTTTTGAAATAACTGGAAGCGAGTTAATTGCTCTCCTTCTTGAAACCGAAGAGATTAAAAGGAACAAACCAGTATTCAATCGTTTAGGGAGAAGAACAGGTAATAGGCTAGGACTATTTAGTTACGAAAATGAGAATGGTTATTTGTGCTTAATAATCAAACGGATGATTTCCAAGGATGGAATCCCTTTAACATCTTTCTCTAATACCGATGAATCAAGGGAGTTTCTTGAACGGCTAATGGAAAAATACGACTTATGTCAAAAACTATGCAACCTATACTCATCTGGTGGAGCATGTTTTCACTATGAGATTAAAAGGTGTTCTGGTGCTTGTATTGGCGAAGAACCTGCTGATGTATACAATCTCCGAGTTCAAAAAGCTATCGAAAGCATTGGGTTATCCTCAAAGAGTTTTTTACTTTTCGATAAGGGTCGAAATGATTCCGAAAAATCAGTTGTTAAGGTAATTAATGGTAAACTAGTTGGTTACGGCTTTTTTGACCCGTCGAGCATAGATGGGAATCTTTCATTGCTCGATGATATTATTTCTCCATGCTCCGACAACCGAGATGCTCAGTCAATAATCCGGTCATTTTTAGGTAAAGCCAAACAGGGATCTGTGCTGTATTTTAATGCGGAATTCCAGGTAGATTGA